In Armatimonadota bacterium, a genomic segment contains:
- a CDS encoding Gfo/Idh/MocA family oxidoreductase: protein MDRLRIGIIGAGDVVQAAHVPSFVENPRVEIATVADPDIDAAQSLAEKYGIPKVIEDYHEILDDGSINAVDIAVPHYLHYSITMDCLNAGKHVICEKPIAMNLEEADKMIETAHELGLWLLVTLNQRFLPIHRKLKEMLDDGRLGKPFLVNAYITGDVLARLDDPYDWKSTWDRAGGGAFFDTGTHIVDLMHYWFGPPTAVTASLKKLLTKPENKADDNASVILEWDSDLVANLVVSYTVDQEPWSEKKFIYCTEGDVSMINEAAVPMFLVRNGAPEIIEVEHNANWWDWSLDRCLRHFVDCILDGIEPIVTEEDARAALKTILAAYESARQGKRVEID from the coding sequence ATGGATCGCTTAAGAATCGGCATAATTGGCGCTGGTGATGTCGTACAGGCTGCCCATGTTCCGTCATTCGTAGAAAATCCTAGAGTTGAAATTGCGACGGTTGCTGATCCTGATATTGATGCAGCACAGTCGCTTGCTGAAAAGTATGGAATTCCAAAGGTAATCGAGGACTACCATGAAATTCTTGACGACGGGAGTATAAACGCTGTCGACATAGCTGTCCCCCACTATCTTCATTATTCTATAACGATGGATTGCCTAAATGCGGGGAAGCACGTGATTTGCGAAAAGCCGATTGCCATGAACCTTGAAGAGGCAGACAAGATGATTGAAACGGCGCATGAGCTTGGGCTCTGGCTGCTCGTCACTCTTAATCAGCGATTCCTTCCAATCCATCGAAAGCTTAAGGAGATGCTTGACGATGGTCGATTGGGTAAGCCGTTTCTTGTAAATGCATATATCACTGGCGATGTTCTTGCAAGGCTTGATGACCCTTATGATTGGAAGTCTACATGGGACCGTGCTGGCGGTGGTGCGTTTTTCGATACCGGAACCCATATCGTTGACCTAATGCATTATTGGTTTGGGCCGCCCACTGCCGTGACTGCTAGCTTGAAAAAGCTGCTAACCAAGCCCGAAAATAAGGCTGATGATAACGCCTCTGTAATCCTTGAATGGGACAGCGATCTTGTAGCCAATTTGGTAGTTTCGTATACCGTTGACCAGGAGCCGTGGAGCGAGAAAAAGTTCATCTACTGCACAGAAGGGGATGTCTCGATGATAAACGAGGCGGCGGTGCCAATGTTCTTGGTTCGGAATGGCGCTCCTGAGATAATTGAGGTTGAGCACAACGCTAACTGGTGGGACTGGTCGCTCGATCGTTGTCTTAGACATTTTGTGGATTGTATACTTGATGGCATAGAGCCGATTGTGACAGAGGAAGATGCACGCGCGGCGCTTAAAACTATTCTAGCTGCGTATGAATCTGCTAGACAAGGAAAGCGGGTGGAGATAGACTAA